From the genome of Lutzomyia longipalpis isolate SR_M1_2022 chromosome 2, ASM2433408v1, one region includes:
- the LOC129789571 gene encoding uncharacterized protein LOC129789571 isoform X1 produces the protein MECMSCFTVLLRICMRASDSSENSTMFGENDTETGSGWNEENSKSFTYYGGRRASARNPAVRCPNVLTTSAVCDGDWILRYSEHEANFRPWRAGESFCYFELVPWRQTRRRLDIVRTIAWEPPLGNSSGHEWSHQIDRRHAKRCHQIEEERNHRQLKRRLQHEKNIKRHIRIRIMIAMELRNRSKEIPIPARIKPRHFDRKHTSSESSWSEASSEKRILHHLGYFSQRQKYWKWQTSGGDCKVLNSEKTLNCIPWKVDTFAMAAGSALKIEEVSDLVEGYSVIRKLCDNCLRTTVGCTEPIESRAHSHLDSTSQSPSTMPSVERPAGGALALHYAAARGCLDCVRLLVEATPDISANTQMDNDVTPVYLAAQEGHLEVLKFLVLEAGGSLYVRARDGMAPIHAASQMGCLDCLKWMVEEQGVDPNLRDGDGATPLHFAASRGHLSAVRWLLNHGARLSLDKYGKSPINDAAENQQVECLNVLVQHGTTPDHHNSEGNYRSKASKKYNNGYYSAKQSSHHMASSQNHAERHKVTSKSSSAHSSDTEPFYLHPPTVRPDGVYTRSRSPPDQSSVYGPVVPNDGLYVNPMRNGSLTPPSPGGSISGESFYLHDPQEVIYNRVKDLFDSDSSNKDGSTGGGGTHPNALTVQVEVHSSSSGAGSGSEESLSVASSASDTAPAIPSLNRSGGANNTAASGHDHDYEDIYLVREEARVTPTKCPNGPKESKGRSRSRDSGSHSRSASASSNHSNDVVVQYSSGGVSNILKKRNILKDSTAAKGKYDIPRKTTEVYNSKNYCSSNSSSPVLKNDTYESVCAPEDTQERLKVAQRHTGAAKGASTCGNGNVSGVRQLLKRVVSAPITNNENKVVGPPPPPLPPPLKAPSHTTSCSNNSQSSTMSTASATGSSHSMDNQPVQHDVPSPPDSDSGLEVVEEPTLRPSDLVRGNHNRSMSTVSANKKAKLINGSGSHFEESQCYSHLGGERPSSRPGGPNLVNKQLVLPFVPPSFPNGSMLDGSNHLIKPSEYLKSISDKRSSASSARSTDTEDYMQLSQTTSPLPSAVPDPPRPPPPPPAPPLQVAVPPKQAPTQPAQDTATRKQQQPLSAISIQDLNSVQLRRTSDKMLGKTFSAPTRSMSMQCLSSTNESFLSQKTDLIAELKLSKDIPGIKKMKVERAKMEDRHEKELYMDISKQFTASNFVDQKFLQVPEKDQAGNVIPDWKRQMLAKKAAERAKKEFEERMAREAEDRRLQAIPQWKRDLLARREEAENKLKATVYTPRVEESSRLSNNWRLAQRAMSIDNISFLPSAIEDKSNNKENTNGHEETPAVNGNSMNGSVEQNLHKEQVQQDENENIIPWRAQLRKTNSRLSLIG, from the exons ATGGAATGCATGAGTTGCTTCACCGTGTTGTTGAGGATTTGCATGCGTGCCTCCGACAGCAGTGAAAATTCCACGATGTTTGGTGAAAATGACACGGAAACGGGTAGTGGATGGAATGAGGAAAACAGTAAGAGCTTCACCTACTACGGTGGAAGGCGTGCTAGTGCCAGAAATCCAGCTGTGCGATGTCCAAATGTGCTGACCACCTCGGCAGTCTGTGATGGCGATTGGATTCTTCGCTACTCGGAGCATGAGGCCAATTTTCGTCCCTGGCGCGCGGGAGAGAGTTTCTGCTACTTTGAACTCGTGCCCTGGCGCCAAACGCGCCGGAGACTGGATATTGTGAGGACAATCGCGTGGGAGCCACCGCTGGGGAATTCCTCGGGGCACGAGTGGAGTCACCAGATTGACCGGCGGCACGCAAAGAGATGCCACCAGATTGAGGAAGAACGCAATCATCGGCAGCTAAAACGACGATTGCAGCATGAGAAGAATATTAAGAGACACATTCGGATTCGCATTATGATTGCCATGGAGTTGAGAAATCGCTCCAAGGAGATTCCCATTCCGGCAAGAATTAAACCACGCCACTTCGACAGGAAGCACACATCGTCTGAAAGTTCCTGGTCGGAGGCATCCTCGGAGAAACGTATCCTCCACCACTTGGGGTATTTTAGCCAACGCCAGAAGTACTGGAAGTGGCAGACGTCCGGTGGGGATTGCAAAGTGCTCAATAGCGAAAAGACTCTCAATTGTATTCCATGGAAAGTGGATACTTTCGCCATGGCAGCAGGAAGTGCACTCAAAATTGAGGAAGTGAGTGATTTAGTGGAAGGATATTCAGTGATTCGGAAATTATGTGATAATTGTTTGAG AACCACGGTGGGGTGCACCGAACCAATTGAGTCCAGAGCTCACTCCCATCTGGACTCAACATCCCAATCCCCCTCTACCATGCCGTCCGTGGAGCGACCTGCTGGAGGAGCCCTGGCCCTTCACTATGCCGCGGCACGTGGATGCCTGGACTGCGTCCGCCTTCTCGTGGAAGCAACTCCGGATATCAG TGCCAATACACAGATGGACAACGATGTGACTCCTGTTTATCTAGCTGCCCAGGAGGGTCACCTGGAGGTGCTCAAATTTCTCGTTCTCGAAGCCGGGGGGTCACTGTATGTTCGTGCACGCGATGGTATGGCTCCCATTCATGCAGCATCTCAGATGGGTTGCCTCGACTGCCTCAAATGGATG GTCGAGGAACAAGGAGTTGATCCAAATTTACGTGATGGAGATGGGGCTACACCACTTCACTTTGCCGCCTCTCGTGGTCACTTGTCGGCTGTCCGATGGCTCCTGAATCACGGTGCTCGTCTGTCACTCGATAAATATGGAAAGAGTCCAATTAATGATGCTGCAGAGAATCAGCAGGTGGAG TGCCTCAATGTTCTCGTGCAGCATGGCACAACACCGGATCATCACAATTCGGAGGGGAATTACCGCTCGAAAGCAAGCAAGAAATACAACAATGGGTACTACAGTGCCAAGCAGTCGTCACATCACATGGCGAGCAGCCAGAATCACGCGGAGCGCCACAAAGTCACATCAAAGTCCTCATCAGCACATAGCTCCGACACAGAACCATTCTATTTGCACCCACCCACGGTGCGTCCCGACGGTGTTTATACGCGGTCACGATCACCACCCGATCAGTCATCCGTCTATGGGCCCGTTGTGCCCAATGATGGTCTCTACGTCAACCCCATGCGCAATGGCTCCCTCACACCACCCAGTCCAGGCGGTAGCATTTCTGGTGAATCGTTCTACCTTCACGATCCACAAGAAGTCATTTACAACAGAGTCAAGGATCTCTTTGATTCGGACAGTAGTAACAAAGATGGCAGTACAGGCGGCGGAGGAACGCACCCAAATGCTCTGACAG TCCAAGTGGAAGTCCACTCCAGCAGCAGTGGAGCTGGAAGTGGGTCCGAGGAGAGTCTATCAGTGGCATCGTCTGCTTCAGACACGGCTCCCGCAATTCCTTCGCTGAATCGTTCCGGCGGAGCCAACAACACAGCCGCCAGTGGCCACGACCATGATTATGAGGATATTTATTTGGTGCGAGAGGAGGCCCGGGTCACACCCACAAAGTGCCCCAATGGCCCAAAGGAGTCCAAGGGCAGAAGTCGTTCACGCGATAGTGGATCACACAGCCGATCAGCTAGTGCAAGTTCCAATCACAGCAATGATGTTGTAGTGCAGTACTCAAGTGGTGGGGTCAGTAATATCCTAAAGAAGCGCAACATCCTCAAAGATTCCACAGCTGCCAAGGGAAAGTATGATATTCCGCGCAAGACCACAGAAGTGTACAACTCTAAGAATTACTGTAGCAGCAATAGCAGTTCACCTGTACTTAAGAATGATACGTACGAGAGCGTTTGTGCTCCCGAAGATACCCAGGAGCGCCTAAAGGTGGCCCAGAGGCATACAGGAGCAGCCAAGGGGGCGTCTACATGTGGGAATGGGAATGTCAGCGGTGTACGACAACTCCTGAAAAGGGTTGTCTCGGCACCAATTAccaataatgaaaataaag tcGTTGGTCCTCCACCGCCACCACTTCCACCCCCTCTCAAGGCACCCAGCCATACTACGAGCTGCAGCAACAACTCCCAGTCATCCACCATGTCGACTGCTTCGGCCACGGGCTCCTCACATTCCATGGATAACCAACCGGTACAGCATGACGTCCCGAGCCCTCCGGATTCGGATTCAGGATTGGAGGTTGTCGAAGAACCCACACTGAGACCATCGGATCTTGTACGAGGGAATCACAATCGCAGCATGTCTACAGTTTCTG CAAATAAGAAAGCCAAATTGATCAACGGCAGCGGCAGCCACTTCGAGGAGAGTCAGTGTTATTCACATCTCGGCGGTGAACGGCCCAGCTCGCGTCCAGGTGGACCAAATCTCGTCAATAAACAGCTTGTGCTGCCATTTGTGCCGCCCAGTTTCCCTAATGGGTCAATGTTGGATGGCTCAAATCACCTGATCAAACCATCCGAGTATCTCAAGTCTATCAGTGATAAACGGTCCAGTGCATCCTCAGCGAG GTCCACGGACACAGAGGATTATATGCAGTTGTCCCAGACGACGTCACCATTGCCATCTGCTGTCCCAGATCCACCGCGGCCACCGCCACCACCACCGGCGCCACCGCTGCAGGTTGCCGTGCCCCCAAAGCAGGCACCCACGCAACCAGCCCAGGATACAGCTACGAGGAAACAACAGCAACCCCTCTCGGCGATCTCCATTCAGGATCTCAACAGTGTACAG TTGCGCAGAACATCGGACAAAATGCTGGGAAAGACATTTTCAGCTCCCACCAGGAGTATGAGTATGCAGTGCTTATCGAGCACAAATGAATCCTTCCTGTCACAGAAGACGGACCTCATAGCTGAGCTGAAGCTCAGCAAGGACATCCCTGGGATTAAGAAGATGAAGGTGGAACGTGCCAAAATGGAGGATCGTCACGAGAAGGAACTCTATATGGATATTTCGAAGCAATTTACGGCCTCAAATTTTGTAGATCAG AAATTCTTGCAGGTGCCAGAGAAGGATCAGGCGGGGAACGTCATCCCGGACTGGAAGCGTCAGATGTTGGCAAAGAAGGCAGCAGAGCGTGCAAAGAAGGAATTTGAGGAGAGAATGGCGCGTGAGGCAGAAGATCGACGACTCCAGGCTATTCCGCAGTGGAAGAGAGATCTGCTGGCCAGACGTGAGGAAGCGGAGAATAAACTAAA GGCTACCGTTTACACGCCACGAGTGGAAGAGAGCTCTCGCCTGTCGAACAACTGGAGATTAGCCCAGAGGGCCATGTCCATTGATAACATCAGTTTCCTGCCCAGCGCAATTGAGGACAAGAGCAACAACAAGGAGAATACGAACGGCCACGAAGAGACCCCAGCAGTCAATGGGAACTCTATGAATGGATCAGTGGAGCAGAATCTGCACAAGGAGCAAGTGCAACAGGATGAAAATGAGAACATTATCCCATGGAGAGCGCAGCTAAGAAAAACCAACAGTCGACTCAGTCTTATTGGATAG
- the LOC129789571 gene encoding uncharacterized protein LOC129789571 isoform X3, with product MFDFKTCLLDLFRGAQVSPKPKKSLKEMSTRYSSNFMQKYNDINIIHFNENMSMASKGSTLKFSPRCRVPGAFSTSPISNSFSNRSQTGSIFEGACYEFSSDDRATDDTLTSCTEDTDDGEDGGRYSDTRATASPMESFCTLCTSSFSFNNCNACEGSACSSKCSADSNCFCCLDRSVGRTTVGCTEPIESRAHSHLDSTSQSPSTMPSVERPAGGALALHYAAARGCLDCVRLLVEATPDISANTQMDNDVTPVYLAAQEGHLEVLKFLVLEAGGSLYVRARDGMAPIHAASQMGCLDCLKWMVEEQGVDPNLRDGDGATPLHFAASRGHLSAVRWLLNHGARLSLDKYGKSPINDAAENQQVECLNVLVQHGTTPDHHNSEGNYRSKASKKYNNGYYSAKQSSHHMASSQNHAERHKVTSKSSSAHSSDTEPFYLHPPTVRPDGVYTRSRSPPDQSSVYGPVVPNDGLYVNPMRNGSLTPPSPGGSISGESFYLHDPQEVIYNRVKDLFDSDSSNKDGSTGGGGTHPNALTVQVEVHSSSSGAGSGSEESLSVASSASDTAPAIPSLNRSGGANNTAASGHDHDYEDIYLVREEARVTPTKCPNGPKESKGRSRSRDSGSHSRSASASSNHSNDVVVQYSSGGVSNILKKRNILKDSTAAKGKYDIPRKTTEVYNSKNYCSSNSSSPVLKNDTYESVCAPEDTQERLKVAQRHTGAAKGASTCGNGNVSGVRQLLKRVVSAPITNNENKVVGPPPPPLPPPLKAPSHTTSCSNNSQSSTMSTASATGSSHSMDNQPVQHDVPSPPDSDSGLEVVEEPTLRPSDLVRGNHNRSMSTVSANKKAKLINGSGSHFEESQCYSHLGGERPSSRPGGPNLVNKQLVLPFVPPSFPNGSMLDGSNHLIKPSEYLKSISDKRSSASSARSTDTEDYMQLSQTTSPLPSAVPDPPRPPPPPPAPPLQVAVPPKQAPTQPAQDTATRKQQQPLSAISIQDLNSVQLRRTSDKMLGKTFSAPTRSMSMQCLSSTNESFLSQKTDLIAELKLSKDIPGIKKMKVERAKMEDRHEKELYMDISKQFTASNFVDQKFLQVPEKDQAGNVIPDWKRQMLAKKAAERAKKEFEERMAREAEDRRLQAIPQWKRDLLARREEAENKLKATVYTPRVEESSRLSNNWRLAQRAMSIDNISFLPSAIEDKSNNKENTNGHEETPAVNGNSMNGSVEQNLHKEQVQQDENENIIPWRAQLRKTNSRLSLIG from the exons ATGTTTGACTTCAAAACCTGCCTCCTGGATTTGTTTCGTGGCGCCCAAGTGAGCCCCAAGCCGAAGAAGAGCCTCAAAGAAATGTCCACGCGATACTCAAGCAATTTCATGCAGAAATACAACGACATCAACATTATCCACTTCAACGAGAACATGTCCATGGCCAGCAAGGGGAGTACCCTCAAGTTCTCACCACGCTGCCGGGTTCCCGGGGCTTTCAG CACCAGTCCAATCAGCAATAGTTTCTCCAATCGCAGCCAAACTGGAAGCATTTTTGAGGGTGCTTGCTATGAATTTAGTTCCGATGATCGCGCCACGGATGACACCCTCACCTCGTGCACAGAGGACACGGATGATGGTGAAGACGGAGGCAGGTACAGTGACACGAGAGCCACAGCCAGTCCCATGGAGTCCTTTTGCACGCTTTGTACCTCGAGCTTTAGCTTCAATAATTGCAATGCTTGCGAGGGGAGCGCCTGTAGCTCCAAATGCAGTGCCGACAGCAATTGCTTCTGTTGCCTCGATCGCAGTGTTGGCAG AACCACGGTGGGGTGCACCGAACCAATTGAGTCCAGAGCTCACTCCCATCTGGACTCAACATCCCAATCCCCCTCTACCATGCCGTCCGTGGAGCGACCTGCTGGAGGAGCCCTGGCCCTTCACTATGCCGCGGCACGTGGATGCCTGGACTGCGTCCGCCTTCTCGTGGAAGCAACTCCGGATATCAG TGCCAATACACAGATGGACAACGATGTGACTCCTGTTTATCTAGCTGCCCAGGAGGGTCACCTGGAGGTGCTCAAATTTCTCGTTCTCGAAGCCGGGGGGTCACTGTATGTTCGTGCACGCGATGGTATGGCTCCCATTCATGCAGCATCTCAGATGGGTTGCCTCGACTGCCTCAAATGGATG GTCGAGGAACAAGGAGTTGATCCAAATTTACGTGATGGAGATGGGGCTACACCACTTCACTTTGCCGCCTCTCGTGGTCACTTGTCGGCTGTCCGATGGCTCCTGAATCACGGTGCTCGTCTGTCACTCGATAAATATGGAAAGAGTCCAATTAATGATGCTGCAGAGAATCAGCAGGTGGAG TGCCTCAATGTTCTCGTGCAGCATGGCACAACACCGGATCATCACAATTCGGAGGGGAATTACCGCTCGAAAGCAAGCAAGAAATACAACAATGGGTACTACAGTGCCAAGCAGTCGTCACATCACATGGCGAGCAGCCAGAATCACGCGGAGCGCCACAAAGTCACATCAAAGTCCTCATCAGCACATAGCTCCGACACAGAACCATTCTATTTGCACCCACCCACGGTGCGTCCCGACGGTGTTTATACGCGGTCACGATCACCACCCGATCAGTCATCCGTCTATGGGCCCGTTGTGCCCAATGATGGTCTCTACGTCAACCCCATGCGCAATGGCTCCCTCACACCACCCAGTCCAGGCGGTAGCATTTCTGGTGAATCGTTCTACCTTCACGATCCACAAGAAGTCATTTACAACAGAGTCAAGGATCTCTTTGATTCGGACAGTAGTAACAAAGATGGCAGTACAGGCGGCGGAGGAACGCACCCAAATGCTCTGACAG TCCAAGTGGAAGTCCACTCCAGCAGCAGTGGAGCTGGAAGTGGGTCCGAGGAGAGTCTATCAGTGGCATCGTCTGCTTCAGACACGGCTCCCGCAATTCCTTCGCTGAATCGTTCCGGCGGAGCCAACAACACAGCCGCCAGTGGCCACGACCATGATTATGAGGATATTTATTTGGTGCGAGAGGAGGCCCGGGTCACACCCACAAAGTGCCCCAATGGCCCAAAGGAGTCCAAGGGCAGAAGTCGTTCACGCGATAGTGGATCACACAGCCGATCAGCTAGTGCAAGTTCCAATCACAGCAATGATGTTGTAGTGCAGTACTCAAGTGGTGGGGTCAGTAATATCCTAAAGAAGCGCAACATCCTCAAAGATTCCACAGCTGCCAAGGGAAAGTATGATATTCCGCGCAAGACCACAGAAGTGTACAACTCTAAGAATTACTGTAGCAGCAATAGCAGTTCACCTGTACTTAAGAATGATACGTACGAGAGCGTTTGTGCTCCCGAAGATACCCAGGAGCGCCTAAAGGTGGCCCAGAGGCATACAGGAGCAGCCAAGGGGGCGTCTACATGTGGGAATGGGAATGTCAGCGGTGTACGACAACTCCTGAAAAGGGTTGTCTCGGCACCAATTAccaataatgaaaataaag tcGTTGGTCCTCCACCGCCACCACTTCCACCCCCTCTCAAGGCACCCAGCCATACTACGAGCTGCAGCAACAACTCCCAGTCATCCACCATGTCGACTGCTTCGGCCACGGGCTCCTCACATTCCATGGATAACCAACCGGTACAGCATGACGTCCCGAGCCCTCCGGATTCGGATTCAGGATTGGAGGTTGTCGAAGAACCCACACTGAGACCATCGGATCTTGTACGAGGGAATCACAATCGCAGCATGTCTACAGTTTCTG CAAATAAGAAAGCCAAATTGATCAACGGCAGCGGCAGCCACTTCGAGGAGAGTCAGTGTTATTCACATCTCGGCGGTGAACGGCCCAGCTCGCGTCCAGGTGGACCAAATCTCGTCAATAAACAGCTTGTGCTGCCATTTGTGCCGCCCAGTTTCCCTAATGGGTCAATGTTGGATGGCTCAAATCACCTGATCAAACCATCCGAGTATCTCAAGTCTATCAGTGATAAACGGTCCAGTGCATCCTCAGCGAG GTCCACGGACACAGAGGATTATATGCAGTTGTCCCAGACGACGTCACCATTGCCATCTGCTGTCCCAGATCCACCGCGGCCACCGCCACCACCACCGGCGCCACCGCTGCAGGTTGCCGTGCCCCCAAAGCAGGCACCCACGCAACCAGCCCAGGATACAGCTACGAGGAAACAACAGCAACCCCTCTCGGCGATCTCCATTCAGGATCTCAACAGTGTACAG TTGCGCAGAACATCGGACAAAATGCTGGGAAAGACATTTTCAGCTCCCACCAGGAGTATGAGTATGCAGTGCTTATCGAGCACAAATGAATCCTTCCTGTCACAGAAGACGGACCTCATAGCTGAGCTGAAGCTCAGCAAGGACATCCCTGGGATTAAGAAGATGAAGGTGGAACGTGCCAAAATGGAGGATCGTCACGAGAAGGAACTCTATATGGATATTTCGAAGCAATTTACGGCCTCAAATTTTGTAGATCAG AAATTCTTGCAGGTGCCAGAGAAGGATCAGGCGGGGAACGTCATCCCGGACTGGAAGCGTCAGATGTTGGCAAAGAAGGCAGCAGAGCGTGCAAAGAAGGAATTTGAGGAGAGAATGGCGCGTGAGGCAGAAGATCGACGACTCCAGGCTATTCCGCAGTGGAAGAGAGATCTGCTGGCCAGACGTGAGGAAGCGGAGAATAAACTAAA GGCTACCGTTTACACGCCACGAGTGGAAGAGAGCTCTCGCCTGTCGAACAACTGGAGATTAGCCCAGAGGGCCATGTCCATTGATAACATCAGTTTCCTGCCCAGCGCAATTGAGGACAAGAGCAACAACAAGGAGAATACGAACGGCCACGAAGAGACCCCAGCAGTCAATGGGAACTCTATGAATGGATCAGTGGAGCAGAATCTGCACAAGGAGCAAGTGCAACAGGATGAAAATGAGAACATTATCCCATGGAGAGCGCAGCTAAGAAAAACCAACAGTCGACTCAGTCTTATTGGATAG